One window from the genome of Pseudomonas sp. L5B5 encodes:
- a CDS encoding RAQPRD family integrative conjugative element protein, with the protein MPTTAFRFLLLFSLAIAKGSSYAASAHEQDQLSRVQQQLEIIERLTARAMTDNTAAPDDRYRFDYPRLSRDIQHIRDGIQGYLSPSRAQPRDPGELVGDYRLDTPPAEPLP; encoded by the coding sequence ATGCCAACTACCGCCTTTCGCTTCTTGTTGCTTTTCTCGCTGGCTATCGCCAAGGGCAGCAGTTATGCCGCATCTGCTCATGAGCAGGATCAGCTCAGCCGAGTCCAGCAGCAGCTCGAAATTATCGAGCGCCTTACGGCGCGAGCTATGACAGACAACACGGCGGCTCCCGACGATCGCTATCGCTTCGACTATCCCCGCCTGTCCAGGGACATCCAACACATACGGGACGGCATACAGGGTTATCTATCCCCTTCCCGCGCACAACCTCGCGACCCTGGTGAGCTGGTGGGTGATTACCGCCTCGACACTCCGCCTGCGGAGCCCTTGCCATGA
- a CDS encoding TIGR03749 family integrating conjugative element protein, whose product MTRISTLGLTIALMLWGVAAQAVELMHWERLPLAVPLVINHERVVFVDEAVRVGVPSTLTGKLRVQSTGGTLYLRASEAIAPTRLQLQSVATGEIILLDIAATPGDQPLEPVRILKNAQMQATEAESSTVPVPERTPIPVALTRYAAQSLYAPLRTVESLPGVRRVPLKLRTELPTLLPTENVSSTPIAAWRLGDYWVTAVKLRNRGSATVQLDPRWLQAKLFAAAFQHAFLGPVGSAEDTTIAYLVTRGASLEQAVLLLPVARGAGDEG is encoded by the coding sequence ATGACGCGGATTTCTACCCTGGGGCTCACCATCGCACTGATGCTATGGGGAGTTGCTGCGCAGGCCGTCGAGCTGATGCATTGGGAACGCCTCCCCCTCGCGGTCCCGCTGGTGATCAATCATGAACGAGTGGTCTTTGTCGATGAGGCTGTTCGCGTCGGCGTGCCCTCGACCCTGACGGGCAAGCTGCGCGTGCAATCAACTGGCGGCACGCTGTACCTGCGCGCGTCGGAAGCCATTGCCCCGACCCGCCTGCAACTGCAGTCGGTCGCGACGGGCGAGATCATCCTCCTGGACATCGCGGCCACTCCCGGTGATCAACCGCTGGAGCCTGTGCGTATTCTTAAGAATGCTCAGATGCAAGCTACCGAGGCAGAATCTAGCACCGTCCCTGTTCCGGAACGCACACCGATCCCAGTCGCTTTGACGCGCTACGCCGCGCAAAGCCTGTACGCGCCGCTGCGCACCGTGGAGTCCCTGCCCGGTGTACGCCGCGTCCCGCTCAAGCTGCGCACTGAACTGCCGACCCTGCTGCCCACCGAAAACGTGTCCAGTACGCCTATCGCCGCCTGGCGACTCGGTGATTACTGGGTGACGGCGGTGAAGTTACGCAACCGTGGTTCAGCGACGGTGCAACTCGATCCGCGCTGGCTTCAGGCCAAGCTGTTCGCCGCGGCCTTCCAGCATGCTTTCCTCGGGCCTGTCGGCAGCGCTGAAGACACCACGATCGCCTACCTTGTCACCCGCGGTGCCAGCCTCGAGCAAGCCGTGCTGCTCCTGCCCGTTGCGCGAGGTGCTGGCGATGAAGGCTAA
- a CDS encoding histone-like nucleoid-structuring protein, MvaT/MvaU family yields MSRLAEFRKLEQQLAEQLAELESMKSDSGLKKEMEFESKLRTLLGEYGFSLKNIISILDPEAGRRTSGTAVFPVKAVRKTRDVKIYKNPNSGEVIETKGGNHRQLKEWKVEFGADVVDSWRTQ; encoded by the coding sequence ATGTCTCGTTTGGCTGAATTTCGCAAGCTTGAGCAACAACTGGCTGAACAGCTCGCAGAGCTTGAGTCGATGAAAAGTGATTCCGGCCTGAAAAAAGAGATGGAGTTTGAGAGTAAATTGCGGACGTTGCTTGGTGAGTACGGCTTCAGCTTGAAGAACATCATTAGCATTCTGGATCCGGAAGCTGGCCGTCGTACCTCAGGCACGGCAGTTTTTCCCGTAAAAGCAGTCCGCAAGACTAGAGACGTGAAGATCTACAAGAATCCAAACTCGGGTGAGGTAATCGAAACCAAGGGCGGAAATCATCGGCAACTGAAAGAATGGAAAGTCGAGTTTGGCGCGGATGTTGTCGACTCCTGGCGTACTCAGTAA
- a CDS encoding TIGR03747 family integrating conjugative element membrane protein has translation MATPAQHTVQQPIQRPGLIISAIRLVLRVIGLLMASLLFSILIEFAGLLLFWGDQGWRHSQAMLRSELSWLSEHFKSSLLIQQPGQTITHWLDFLYQWVLVKTGFADFAQQARVSSQGNGFWSWINQFYVHIEDFVLSAVCVTFTFVVRLTILVLSAPLFLLAMLTGFVDGLMRRDLRKFGAGRESSFVYHRAKRAVIPLLIVPWVIYLSLPFSLNPMAVFVPCAVMLGITTAITATTFKKYL, from the coding sequence ATGGCGACACCCGCTCAGCACACCGTGCAACAGCCGATCCAGCGTCCAGGGTTGATCATCTCGGCGATCCGCTTAGTCCTACGCGTCATCGGCTTGTTGATGGCCTCATTGTTGTTCTCGATCCTGATCGAGTTCGCTGGCCTGCTGCTTTTCTGGGGAGACCAGGGCTGGCGGCATAGTCAGGCCATGCTGAGAAGTGAATTAAGTTGGCTTAGCGAGCACTTTAAATCTTCACTTCTTATCCAACAGCCTGGGCAAACAATTACCCACTGGCTGGATTTCCTCTATCAGTGGGTGCTGGTCAAAACAGGCTTTGCGGATTTTGCCCAGCAGGCGCGGGTTTCGAGCCAGGGCAACGGCTTCTGGAGCTGGATCAACCAGTTCTACGTACATATCGAGGACTTTGTACTGTCGGCGGTGTGTGTCACTTTCACCTTCGTGGTGCGCCTGACCATTCTGGTCCTGTCCGCCCCTCTGTTTCTGTTGGCCATGTTGACCGGTTTTGTTGATGGACTGATGCGCCGGGATCTACGTAAATTTGGCGCAGGGCGAGAAAGTAGCTTTGTCTACCATCGAGCGAAACGAGCCGTAATACCACTGCTGATCGTGCCGTGGGTTATTTACTTGTCCTTGCCCTTTTCGCTCAATCCCATGGCTGTGTTTGTTCCTTGTGCTGTGATGCTCGGCATCACTACGGCAATCACGGCAACCACATTCAAGAAGTATCTCTGA
- a CDS encoding TIGR03751 family conjugal transfer lipoprotein — protein MKKTMPLCLTWISVLCWVLAGCSTDKDMLLPHGEQTMLDIWNGAGSQGTQQQLLEARQQLRRPLAPADFSASLQEPYTRTAANEIRNLFPRLPNPDLVLYVYPHLSGTEQAPVPGYSTVFPFYQRVQYALPGERQEDL, from the coding sequence ATGAAAAAGACCATGCCTCTCTGCCTGACCTGGATTAGCGTGCTCTGCTGGGTTCTGGCGGGGTGTTCCACCGACAAGGACATGCTGCTGCCCCATGGCGAGCAAACCATGCTGGACATCTGGAACGGCGCCGGTTCGCAAGGCACTCAGCAGCAACTGCTGGAGGCTCGACAGCAGTTACGCCGCCCGTTGGCTCCAGCAGATTTCTCCGCGTCTCTCCAGGAGCCGTACACGCGCACTGCGGCGAACGAGATCCGCAACCTGTTCCCGCGCCTGCCCAATCCCGATCTGGTGCTGTACGTGTACCCACATTTGAGTGGGACAGAGCAGGCACCAGTTCCGGGTTACTCGACCGTCTTTCCGTTCTACCAACGGGTGCAGTACGCATTGCCGGGTGAACGTCAGGAAGACTTGTAG
- a CDS encoding TIGR03758 family integrating conjugative element protein, with protein MSMTETQSAAFQNASGFSSQSSSTLWISLVLILTLLWCAWVMWTAYRGWAAGSVRFGAFGGSAARVLLALLVLMFFTLS; from the coding sequence ATGAGCATGACTGAAACTCAGAGCGCTGCGTTTCAAAACGCCTCCGGTTTTTCATCGCAGAGCAGTTCGACGCTCTGGATATCCCTGGTTCTGATTCTGACCTTGCTGTGGTGCGCATGGGTGATGTGGACGGCTTACCGCGGCTGGGCCGCCGGCAGCGTGCGCTTCGGCGCGTTTGGCGGTAGTGCTGCACGCGTGTTGCTCGCGTTGTTGGTTCTGATGTTCTTCACCCTGTCTTAA
- the traD gene encoding type IV conjugative transfer system coupling protein TraD: protein MAEHAMESKLRPAVELYTVAICLAAAVLCLYSPWAVALSPEIGLVAALAYALFGFIRLRQGWEVVRYRHNIRRLPRYELTSRQIPVSRKYLFMGRGFRWTRLHTQRLVEAQDPAVAHYVDQPTHYRLARGLERRLEHAPFPLSTLARVTAWDNAFNPLRPLPPVGGSTLLHGVEPDETVVSLPLGERVGHTLVLGTTRVGKTRLAEVYITQDIHRVEHEVVIVFDPKGDADLLKRMYVEAKRAGREKEFYVFHLGWPEISARYNAVGRFGRISEVASRIAGQLSGEGNSAAFREFAWRFVNIIARALIELGRRPDYLQIQRHVVNIDALFIEYAQQFFAKNDSKAWEVIVQLEGKLTEKNIPRHMVGRERRVVAIEQYLAAKRVFDPVLDGLRSAVRYDRTYFDKIVASLLPLLEKLTTGKTAQLLAPNYTDLDDPRPIFDWMQIIRKRGIVYVGLDALTDAEVAAAVGNSMFADLVSVAGHIYKHGVDHGLPQSSSNSDKVPINLHADEFNELMGDEFIPLINKGGGVGIQVTAYTQTLSDIEARIGSRAKAGQVIGNFNTLQMLRVRETATAELLTQQLPKVNVLTRTLVSGATDTSDPEANTDFTSSSQDRVSSTSVPLIEPAHIVSLPKGQMFSFQSGGQLWKVRMPLPKPSNDDAMPKNLQELAHRMRATYNAQVGQWWTVNGGGPTENFDLDQVG from the coding sequence ATGGCCGAGCATGCGATGGAATCAAAGCTTCGGCCAGCAGTGGAGCTGTACACCGTCGCGATCTGCCTTGCAGCCGCCGTGTTGTGCCTGTACTCGCCCTGGGCCGTGGCCCTGTCACCCGAAATCGGTTTGGTGGCCGCGTTAGCTTATGCCCTGTTTGGCTTCATACGCCTGCGACAAGGCTGGGAGGTAGTGCGCTATCGGCACAACATCCGGCGGCTGCCCCGCTACGAACTGACCAGCCGGCAGATTCCGGTCAGCCGTAAATATCTATTCATGGGGCGCGGCTTTCGCTGGACGCGCCTGCATACCCAGCGCTTGGTCGAGGCTCAGGATCCGGCTGTCGCTCACTACGTCGACCAACCGACGCACTACCGCTTGGCCCGTGGACTCGAAAGACGCCTGGAACATGCGCCGTTTCCCCTGTCGACATTGGCGCGCGTCACCGCCTGGGATAACGCGTTCAACCCGTTGCGACCGTTACCACCGGTCGGTGGCTCAACGCTATTGCATGGGGTTGAGCCCGACGAAACGGTGGTCAGTCTGCCACTGGGCGAACGGGTCGGACACACCTTGGTGCTGGGCACGACGCGTGTTGGCAAAACGCGGCTCGCCGAGGTGTACATCACCCAAGACATACACCGCGTCGAACACGAGGTCGTGATCGTCTTTGATCCGAAAGGCGATGCCGACCTGCTCAAACGGATGTACGTCGAAGCCAAACGCGCCGGTCGGGAAAAGGAGTTTTATGTTTTCCATCTGGGCTGGCCGGAGATCTCCGCTCGCTACAACGCCGTGGGACGCTTCGGGCGTATCTCGGAGGTAGCATCGCGCATCGCCGGGCAGCTCAGTGGTGAAGGCAATTCCGCAGCCTTCCGCGAGTTTGCCTGGCGCTTCGTCAACATCATCGCTCGAGCGCTGATCGAGCTGGGCCGACGTCCGGACTACCTGCAGATCCAACGTCATGTGGTCAACATCGATGCGCTGTTCATCGAATACGCACAACAGTTTTTCGCCAAGAACGACTCGAAGGCCTGGGAAGTGATCGTCCAACTCGAGGGCAAGCTCACCGAGAAGAACATTCCCCGGCATATGGTTGGCCGTGAGCGGCGCGTGGTAGCCATCGAGCAATACTTGGCGGCGAAAAGAGTATTCGATCCAGTGCTGGATGGGCTGCGCTCTGCGGTACGGTATGACCGCACCTACTTCGACAAAATCGTCGCCTCGCTGCTGCCACTGCTGGAGAAACTCACCACCGGCAAAACCGCCCAGTTGCTGGCCCCCAACTACACCGACCTGGATGACCCGCGGCCGATCTTCGACTGGATGCAGATCATCCGCAAACGCGGCATTGTGTATGTCGGTCTGGACGCGCTGACCGATGCCGAGGTAGCCGCCGCGGTGGGCAACTCCATGTTCGCCGACTTGGTCTCCGTCGCAGGCCATATCTACAAACATGGCGTCGACCATGGACTGCCCCAATCAAGCAGCAACAGTGACAAGGTGCCGATCAACCTGCATGCCGATGAGTTCAACGAGTTGATGGGTGATGAATTCATCCCATTGATCAACAAAGGTGGCGGTGTCGGCATCCAGGTGACGGCTTACACCCAGACGCTTAGCGATATCGAAGCGCGCATTGGTAGCCGTGCCAAGGCCGGCCAGGTGATCGGTAATTTCAACACGCTGCAGATGCTCCGCGTGCGCGAGACCGCCACCGCGGAGCTGCTCACTCAGCAGTTACCGAAGGTGAACGTGCTCACCAGAACCCTGGTATCGGGCGCAACTGACACCTCTGACCCCGAAGCCAATACAGACTTCACGTCCTCCTCCCAGGACCGCGTCAGCAGCACCAGCGTGCCGTTGATTGAGCCCGCTCACATCGTCAGCTTGCCCAAGGGGCAAATGTTCTCCTTCCAGTCCGGTGGGCAGCTCTGGAAAGTCCGCATGCCCTTGCCTAAGCCGTCCAACGACGATGCCATGCCCAAAAACCTGCAGGAGCTCGCACACCGTATGCGCGCCACCTACAACGCGCAGGTGGGACAGTGGTGGACGGTCAACGGAGGCGGGCCAACAGAAAACTTCGATCTGGATCAGGTGGGGTAG
- a CDS encoding PFL_4703 family integrating conjugative element protein, whose product MSRFRNKVDAQQAHIFSLRLAVVIGALVCAGLWYGWRSAPTDLTVHVPPDLRSGSTRKWWDIPSENVYAFALYIFGQLNRWPSDGEQDYRRAIYGLQPYLTPACKAFFDGDYEYRKAAGELRQRVRGVYEILGRGYSEDPELRVKQLDRDSWLVKLDLNADEYYAAEPVKRVVVRYPLRVVRFDQDPERNKWGLALDCYQGTPQKIALPGGEP is encoded by the coding sequence ATGAGCCGATTTCGGAACAAGGTCGATGCCCAACAGGCCCACATCTTCAGCCTGCGTCTGGCGGTAGTGATCGGTGCCCTAGTCTGTGCCGGACTTTGGTACGGCTGGCGCTCGGCACCGACCGATCTGACTGTGCATGTCCCCCCAGACCTACGCTCGGGCAGCACGCGCAAGTGGTGGGATATCCCCTCGGAGAATGTCTATGCCTTTGCCCTGTATATCTTTGGCCAACTCAACCGTTGGCCCTCGGATGGCGAGCAGGATTATCGCCGCGCCATCTATGGCTTGCAGCCCTACCTGACACCCGCCTGCAAGGCCTTCTTCGACGGCGATTACGAGTACCGCAAGGCCGCTGGCGAACTGCGCCAGCGGGTGCGTGGCGTCTACGAAATCCTGGGACGAGGTTACAGCGAGGATCCGGAACTCAGGGTCAAGCAACTCGACCGCGACAGCTGGTTGGTCAAGCTCGACCTCAATGCCGATGAGTATTACGCCGCCGAACCGGTGAAACGGGTGGTGGTGCGTTATCCATTACGCGTAGTGCGTTTCGACCAGGATCCCGAGCGCAACAAGTGGGGGCTGGCACTGGATTGCTATCAGGGCACGCCGCAAAAAATCGCTCTGCCTGGAGGTGAGCCATGA
- a CDS encoding TIGR03752 family integrating conjugative element protein, producing the protein MKANALLKWLVPAALLAVVLIILKTWVAGDSSSSPEKPVDQGNLQLSAEQAKSLGIAGDTPRDTVATLVGQVKAMRSDMLSLKKHNDSLLTENNRLRERESSVDSRIQTALGSVTQQVDEGRRQANEARLKAEQDSRQARGLLTQLQEQLSGLAGKSKDMPIGLGLEPGDGTQFEGRHSTNDALQWIEPSDAPPTDARGKTTTSSSLSLPTAFNSLEGLKDNAIDRSQKQLRAATQGERDLTRYADRTEGAKPVYTIPENATLMGSVAMTALIGRVPVDGTVNDPYPFKVLVGPENLTANGIDLPDVAGAVMSGTASGDWTLSCVRGQVESITFVFTDGTIRTVPQPKAVASRTASTTQSSNTDKIRGGLGYLSDPYGIPCIAGERRSNAQQYLGSQSLITAAGASVAALLGDEQNNNSLISSGGSAFGVTNSKGNSALNSILSGGVSDIREWVNKLYGEAFAAVYVPPAAQVALHLDHEITIDYEPKGRSVRHEKDHASLPDLD; encoded by the coding sequence ATGAAGGCTAATGCATTGCTCAAATGGCTGGTACCGGCTGCGCTGCTGGCCGTGGTGCTGATCATCCTGAAAACCTGGGTTGCGGGTGACAGCAGTTCCTCTCCTGAGAAGCCGGTTGATCAGGGCAACCTTCAGTTATCCGCCGAGCAAGCCAAGTCGCTCGGCATTGCGGGCGATACCCCACGCGACACGGTCGCCACCCTGGTCGGCCAGGTGAAGGCCATGCGCAGTGACATGCTCAGTTTGAAGAAACACAACGATTCGCTGTTGACGGAAAACAACCGCCTACGCGAGCGGGAAAGCAGTGTCGATTCGCGTATCCAGACCGCGCTTGGCAGTGTGACCCAGCAGGTCGACGAAGGCCGCCGCCAAGCCAACGAGGCCCGACTCAAAGCGGAACAAGACAGTCGTCAGGCTCGCGGCCTGCTGACGCAATTACAGGAGCAGTTGTCGGGGCTGGCTGGCAAAAGCAAGGACATGCCGATCGGATTGGGGCTTGAGCCCGGCGACGGCACTCAGTTCGAAGGGCGGCACTCTACCAATGATGCGCTACAGTGGATTGAGCCCTCGGATGCTCCGCCCACCGATGCCCGAGGCAAAACCACGACCTCCTCCTCACTGAGTCTGCCGACTGCCTTCAACTCACTGGAAGGCTTGAAAGATAACGCCATTGATCGTAGCCAGAAACAGCTACGTGCAGCCACCCAGGGTGAACGTGACCTGACGCGATACGCTGATCGTACCGAAGGCGCGAAGCCGGTCTACACCATTCCCGAAAACGCGACATTGATGGGCTCGGTCGCCATGACCGCGCTGATCGGCCGAGTCCCGGTGGATGGCACAGTGAATGATCCCTATCCCTTCAAGGTGTTGGTCGGTCCGGAGAATCTGACTGCCAACGGCATCGACCTGCCGGACGTCGCAGGTGCCGTGATGAGTGGCACGGCGTCCGGGGACTGGACCCTGTCCTGCGTACGCGGACAGGTCGAGTCAATCACCTTTGTGTTTACCGATGGCACCATCCGCACGGTGCCTCAGCCGAAGGCGGTAGCCAGCCGCACTGCCTCCACCACCCAGAGCTCGAACACCGACAAGATCCGTGGCGGACTCGGTTACCTGTCCGACCCGTATGGCATCCCGTGCATCGCCGGCGAGCGCCGCTCGAACGCCCAGCAGTACCTCGGCAGCCAGAGTCTGATCACTGCGGCCGGTGCGAGTGTCGCCGCCTTGCTCGGGGATGAGCAGAACAACAACAGCTTGATCAGTTCGGGCGGCAGTGCCTTCGGGGTCACCAACAGCAAGGGCAACAGCGCGCTGAATTCAATTCTCAGTGGCGGGGTCAGCGATATCCGCGAGTGGGTCAACAAGCTCTATGGCGAGGCCTTTGCGGCCGTGTACGTGCCACCGGCCGCACAGGTCGCGCTGCACCTCGACCATGAGATCACCATCGACTACGAGCCCAAGGGCCGGAGCGTTCGCCATGAAAAAGACCATGCCTCTCTGCCTGACCTGGATTAG
- a CDS encoding TIGR03745 family integrating conjugative element membrane protein, with amino-acid sequence MLKCLVPLKNNLRDRASQRLFGLLLVLGPSLAFAELPTMEAPSRGEGSGLIETIKNYAYDGGILLGLLIALLAFLGVAWHSLTVYADVQNQRKTWKDLGAVVGIGALLVVIIIWFLTKAAAIL; translated from the coding sequence ATGCTTAAGTGCCTTGTCCCTCTGAAAAACAACTTGCGTGATCGTGCCAGTCAGCGCCTGTTCGGCCTGCTGCTGGTGCTCGGTCCAAGCCTGGCTTTTGCCGAACTCCCCACCATGGAGGCCCCTTCGCGTGGCGAAGGATCTGGGTTAATCGAGACGATCAAAAACTATGCCTACGACGGCGGCATCCTGCTCGGTCTGCTGATTGCCCTACTCGCTTTCTTGGGGGTGGCGTGGCACTCGTTGACCGTATACGCCGACGTACAGAACCAACGCAAGACCTGGAAGGATCTCGGCGCTGTGGTCGGTATCGGCGCCCTGTTGGTGGTGATCATTATCTGGTTTTTGACCAAGGCTGCCGCGATTCTGTGA
- a CDS encoding TIGR03750 family conjugal transfer protein — MNDTIERLSDGTLVFLPERLNRDPAVLRGLTNDEMWVALGTGAVIGLLLGVPLAIATASIAVAPTSMIAGMAVVLFAGGTLLRRAKRARPETWLYRKLEWMLASRWRLGRGSLILHSGAWTVRRSSRLRPALSRWLP, encoded by the coding sequence ATGAACGACACTATCGAACGCCTTTCCGACGGCACCTTGGTTTTTCTGCCGGAGCGGCTCAACCGTGATCCCGCCGTATTGCGTGGCTTGACCAATGATGAGATGTGGGTAGCGCTCGGCACCGGTGCGGTCATTGGCCTGCTGCTAGGCGTTCCGCTGGCGATCGCCACCGCCTCCATTGCCGTGGCGCCGACCAGCATGATCGCAGGCATGGCGGTGGTGTTATTTGCCGGTGGCACACTACTGCGTCGGGCCAAACGGGCTCGCCCCGAGACCTGGTTGTACCGCAAGCTCGAATGGATGCTTGCCAGCCGTTGGCGTCTGGGTCGCGGAAGTTTGATTCTGCACTCCGGTGCCTGGACGGTTCGCCGCTCAAGCCGTCTCCGTCCTGCCCTGTCCCGGTGGCTACCATGA